The stretch of DNA GCAGCTGGCGGCTATCCAGCAGATAGTCCCAGGTATTAAGGTTGATAAAGGTTTGACCGACCTTGCCAACTGTCCAGGGGAACAAGTGACTCAGGGTCTGGATGGTTTACGAGAACGTTTGACTGAATACAAAAAACTGGGTGCGCGTTTTGCCAAGTGGCGTAATGTCTATCACATCAGTAGTCGAACGCCGAGCCGTCGCGCCATCAATATTAATGCTGAAATGCTGGCGCGTTATGCGGCGCTGTGCCAAGAGCAGGGTATTGTGCCGATCGTAGAGCCCGAAGTTTTAATTAATGGTACCCATAGTATTGAAAATTGTGCTGAAGCGACCGAAGTGACTATACAAGCGTTGTTTCATGCCTTGCACCGGCAAGGGGTGGTGTTGGAGCACTGTATTCTGAAGCCGAACATGGTGGTGCCAGGTAAGGATAGCGGTATTGAAACTACACCGGAACAGGTGGCCGAGCTCACCCTAAAAGTATTGCGTAGAACGGTGCCTGCAGCGGTACCGATGATCGCTTTTTTATCGGGCGGTTTATCGCCGGCGGATTCAGATGCGTACTTGAATGCGATCAATCAACAGCCTGCTCCCTGGTTGTTGAGCTATTCCTATGGACGAGCTTTGCAGCAGGAGGCGCTGCATGTCTGGAGTGGGAAGCAGGAAAATTGGGATGAGGCTCAGGCGGCGCTGCATCATCGTGCTCGATTAACCGCCGCTGCACAATTGGGCGACTACCGTGCCGATATGGAACACGTGTCATCACATGACTAAAGGGCTATCACTCCGTTGGGACAAAAATAGTATTCAACGACAATGGAAGCCGATAGATTTTGATTATCCCGGCACACTATCCGAAATAGAGCAAGAATACTGTCGTTATTACGGTATTCATTTTGAAAAAGATTTTTCTCATTTGATGCATGGTTTTGGTTATTGCCAAATAGCGGATTTTCGCCTAGCAACGCATTACTTTCGCCCGCGCCTCGGTTTGTCCAAAGGCACTGTGCTATTGCTGCATGGTTATTTTGATCACGCCGGTCTGTTTCAGCACATAATACGTTTTTGTCTGGAACAGGATTATTCGGTGCTTATCTATGATCTGCCGGGCCATGGGCTGTCTACTGGTGAACCTGCGGGGATCAATAATTTTCAGCAGTACGTTGAGGTTTTGCACCATTACGTGACGGTTTGCCAATCGCATTTTGATGAGCCCTGGCATTTACTGGGGCAGAGTACTGGTGGTGCCATCGCAATGGCTTACCTGATGGCGCATCGATTTGATCAAATTAACAACCCCTTCAAAAATATTTTCCTTCTGGCACCTTTAGTCAGACCGGTGGGTTGGAAAAAGCTGCTGTGGCTTTATGCCGCCTCCAAACATTGGGTGAAAAGTGTGGAACGCAAGATCATGCCTTGTTCCCACGATGCAGGCTTTATCGATTTTTTGACCAATAAAGATCCGCTGCAATACCAGCGCATACCACTTTCCTGGGTAGCCGCTCTGATAGATTGGGCATCCACTTTTGAAAGGGTAAAACCATCCCCCCTATCACCGATTATTATTCAAGGCGGTGAAGATACAACTATTGACTGGCAATATAATCTGCGAGTCATCGATAAAAATTTTAATCGACCCAAAATACATTTTTTGCCTCAGGCAAGACATCATCTAGTGAATGAATCTAATGAGTTTCGGGAGCCGTTATTTGACCTGTTAGAGACTTATTTTAAGCAATAGTAAATAACGTCGCGAATAATTGTCTGTTATAACCATGACCGTTAAAAACTCCTATTAATAGAGGAAAAGATCATTTCACAGGGCGTATCGTGCGCAATACAATGGTAGCCGAAACATACCCTCCCTTGAGTTGAAATACTCAAGGCCGCCGGGGCCTCTCTTGAGGCCCCTTTCTTTTA from Pseudomonadales bacterium encodes:
- a CDS encoding fructose-bisphosphate aldolase class I, producing MTSIALELQQTIAAMAVRGKGILAADESSNTIAKRFADIGVESTEEARCRYRSLLLATPHLGDFISGVILFEETLAQTACVNNVAIPQLAAIQQIVPGIKVDKGLTDLANCPGEQVTQGLDGLRERLTEYKKLGARFAKWRNVYHISSRTPSRRAININAEMLARYAALCQEQGIVPIVEPEVLINGTHSIENCAEATEVTIQALFHALHRQGVVLEHCILKPNMVVPGKDSGIETTPEQVAELTLKVLRRTVPAAVPMIAFLSGGLSPADSDAYLNAINQQPAPWLLSYSYGRALQQEALHVWSGKQENWDEAQAALHHRARLTAAAQLGDYRADMEHVSSHD
- a CDS encoding alpha/beta hydrolase, with protein sequence MTKGLSLRWDKNSIQRQWKPIDFDYPGTLSEIEQEYCRYYGIHFEKDFSHLMHGFGYCQIADFRLATHYFRPRLGLSKGTVLLLHGYFDHAGLFQHIIRFCLEQDYSVLIYDLPGHGLSTGEPAGINNFQQYVEVLHHYVTVCQSHFDEPWHLLGQSTGGAIAMAYLMAHRFDQINNPFKNIFLLAPLVRPVGWKKLLWLYAASKHWVKSVERKIMPCSHDAGFIDFLTNKDPLQYQRIPLSWVAALIDWASTFERVKPSPLSPIIIQGGEDTTIDWQYNLRVIDKNFNRPKIHFLPQARHHLVNESNEFREPLFDLLETYFKQ